The sequence CGGCGTCTCGGGCTGGGAGCAGCCGTTCTCCATCCGCGACATGTACGACTGGCCTTCGGCCACCGAGCGGCTGGCCCAGCAGCGTCCCTGGTGGGAGCCGGGAACGGCCTCGGGCTACCACGCCAACAACCAGGGGCACCTGGTCGGCGAGGTCATCCGGCGGATCACGAACACGACGTTCAAGAAGTTCGTCGCCGACAACGTCGCCGATCCGCTGGGGGCGGACTTCCAGATCGGGGCGCGCGAGTCGGAGGTGTCCCGGATCGCGCCGGTGGTGCCCCCACCGCGGCCCGACGTCGACCCGCGCACGCTGGACCCCGGGTCGGTGAGCGTCAAGACCTTCACCGGGCCGACGGCGTCGGCGAAGGCGGCGAACTCCCCGGAGTGGCGGGCCGCCGACCTGGGCGCGCTGAACGGGCACTCCAACGCCCGCGGCGTCATGCGGGTGCTGCGGACCCTCTCGCTGGGTGGCGAGGCCGGTGGCGTGCGGCTGCTGTCGCCGGAGACGGTCGAGAAGGTGTTCGACCAGCAGGCCGACGGCGAGGACCTGGTGCTCGGCGCGCCGTTCCGGTGGGGGATGGGCTTCTGCCTGGGCTCCCCGACGGTCCCCTACGTGCCCACGGGCCGGACGTTCTTCTGGGGCGGCTGGGGTGGCTCGCTGGCGGTGATGGACCTCGACCGGCGGCTGACGATCAGCTACATGATGAACAGGATGGGCAGCGGGTTGATCGGTTCTCCGCGGAGCGAGACCTACGTCCGCGCCGTCTACGCCGCCCTGGGCTGAGGGAGTTCGGCGCCGCCCGGCTCCTGCCGGTGGTGGCCGGAGCCCTCGTCCCCCGCGCGAGGCGCGTCCGGTCAGTGCCCGCCGGGAACGTGCCGCTCGGTGTCGCGCCCCACCGGCTCGCCGCAGACGTCGCACACCCAGGAGGCCGAGATGCGGTGCCCGTGGTGGTGCAGCTCGACCGGCGGGGTGTCGGCGACGTGGCGGTCACCCCACTGCATGAGCGCCTGCAGCACCGGGAGGAGGTCCCGGCCGGCCTTCGTCAGGTGGTAGTCGGCCCGCGGCGGGCTCTGGCTGTACTCGCGACGCTCCAGCACGCCGGCGCTCACGAGGGCGTTCAGCCGGACGGTCAGCCGCTCCCGGGTCGCACCAGTGCGGAGGACGGCTCGCTGGTCGCCCTCGGCCGCCAGACCCGGCGGCTGCTCGCGGGCTGACGCCGACGAGCACGCACCGAGGGCTGCCCGGACCGACTCGCGGACAGCCCTCGGTACGTGCTGATCACCTGCCCAGCGGGCACGGTCCCCGGCGTGGCCCGCCCCGGCTCAGCTCTTGCTGCCGTGCGCCGCCTTGGAGAGCGGCTCCCATGCGCGCCACTCGGCCAGCCGGGACTCGTAGTCGCGCTCGGCGATCGCCAGCGGGCCGTCGCCGAAGAAGATCCGCAGCGGCGGGTTCTCCGCATCGACGAGCTGCAGCACCGCCTCGCGGGTGGCGAGCGGGTCGCCCGGGTTGCCGGCGCGGGCCTTCCGCTGCTCGGCCGCCTTCTCGCGGAAGTCGTCGTAGGCCGGGTTCGGGGTGGCGTGCTTGGCCGAGGCACCGCCCCACTCGGTGGCGTAGGCGCCTGGCTCGATGATCGTCACCTTGATGCCGAAGTCGGCGACCTCCGCGGCCAGCGACTGGCTGAACCCCTCCAGCGCCCACTTGGAGGCGTGGTAGATGCCGATGTTCGGGAACGCGCTGATCCCACCGATGCTGCTGACCTGCAGGATGTGGCCGGAGCGCTGGGCCCGCAGGTAGGGCAGGGCGGCCTGGGTGACGAACAGGGCGCCGAGGACGTTGGTGTCGAACTGGGCGCGGGCCTCGGCCTCGCTGATCTCCTCGACCATGCCGAACTGGCCGTAGCCCGCGTTGTTGACGACGACGTCCAGCGCGCCGAAGTGGTCGTGCGCCTGCTGCACGGCCGCGAAGACGGCATCGCGGTCGTCGACGTCGAGCTCGACCGGCAGCACCCTGTCGCCGAACTGCCGCACCAGGTCGGCGAGGCTGTCGGTGTTCCGGGCGGTGGCGGCGACGGCGTCACCGCGCTCGAGGGCGGCGATCGACCATTCGCGGCCGAAGCCACGGGATGCGCCGGTGATGAACCAGGTCTTGGGCATGCGGAGCCTCCTTCGTCGGACGTCCGCCGTCGTCAGCGCCCGCGTTCCCCGTCCTGTTCCGCTCCGTCCCCGCCGGCATGGCCCGGATGACGGGAGTCCGCCAGGGTCGGTGGTCGGAGGACAGCTCGCCGACGACGTCGGCGCCCGACCCTGACACGGATCACAGGACGGGCGACGGCACTACACCCGGCGGCCGAGGCGGTAGCCGACGAGGACACCGATCAGCGTCAGCAGGGCACCGCCGGCGGCGCCCAGCGCGAGCGTCTGCGCATCGCTGGACGTTCCCGCCGGAAGGCCGGCGGCCGTGCCGGCGAACACGGGGGGTGCAGCAGTCGGGCTCTGCTCCCCAGTGGAAGCAGAGACCGACGTGCCGCTGACCGCAGCGGCCGTCGGCCGGGCCGCTGCCGGGGTAGCCGCAACGGCGCCGGTCAGCTCGTCGTCGATCGCCTTGAAGAACTGGCCGGCCATCCGCTTGGCCACGCCGGTGATCATCCGCTGGCCCACGCCGGCCACCGGCCCGCCGATCACGGCGTCGGCCGAGTAGGTCAGGTTGGTCCTGCCGTCCTCGGCGGGCGAGAGGTTGATCGTCACCGTCGCCCGTGCGTTCCCCGGGGCGCCGGCGCCGGATGCGTGCATCACGTAGGACGCCGGGTGCTGCTTGTCGGACAGCTTCACCTCACCGGCGTACGTGCCGCGGATCGCGCCGACGCCGACGGAGACGTTCATCTTGTACTCGTCGTCCCCGACCTGCTCCAGCGATTCGCAGCCCGGGATCGTGCGCGCCAGCACGGCCGGGTCGGTGATCACCGACCACACCTTCTCCGGGTCGCCCGAGAGAACCGCAGAGCCGTCCAGGTTCACGCCATCACTCCAGTCCCCGCCCGGCGCCCGGCCGCAGCGGTCTTCTCCGAATCAGGGGAACGCACCAGGTCGTACAGCTCGGTCGGCGAGATCGGCATCGAGGCGATCCGCCGTCCCACCGCATCCTCGATCGCCGAGGCCAGGGCCGCCGTCCCCGGGATGACGCCGGCCTCGCCGGCGCCCTTGATGCCCAGCGGGTTCAGCGGCGACGGCGTCTGCTGGTGGTCGATGTCGATGTCCGGGACCTCCGACGCGTAGGGCATCAGGAAGTCCATGAACGAGGCGTTCTGCAGCTGCCCGTCGGCGTCGTAGGCCATCCGCTCGTACAGCGCCCCGCCGACGCCCTGGGCCACGCCGCCGTGCACCTGGCCCTCGACGATCATCGGGTTCACCACGTTGCCGCAGTCGTGCACCACCGCGTACTTCACGACGTCGATCTCCCACGTCGCCGGGTCGATCTCCACGATCGCCGCGTGCGCCCCGGAGGCGAACGTCGACCGGATCGGCGAGTAGTAGTCGCGGTGCTCCAGCCCCGGCGCATCGCCCGGCGCCACCGGCGGCTTGGAGTCGTCCCCCGGGCCGGCGAACTGCGTCGCCTGCCGGGCCGCCTCGTCGAAGGCGTACCGCAGCGGGTTCGACAGCACCGCCACCGTGCGCAGCGGGATCGACGTGCCCGGCACGCCCTTCACCTGCACGAGGCCCTCGTCGATCTCCAGGTCCTCGGGCGACGCCTCCAGCACCTCGGCGGCGATCCGCAGCGCCTTCTCCCGCACCCCGCGCGCGGCCAGTGCGATCGCGTTGCCGCTCATCACCGCGGCCCGCGAGGCGAACGTGCCGACGGCGTAGCCGAAGCGCCGGGTGTCGCCGGTGGTCACCTCGACGTCCTCGATCGGCACACCGAGCTCGGAGGCGACGATCTGCGCGAACGCCGTCTCGTGCCCCTGTCCCTGCGAGGTGAGCCCGGTGGACACCAGCACCTTGCCCGAACCCAGCACCTGCACGTGCCCGCCCTCGTACGGCCCGGGCCCGGTGCCCTCCACGTACAGCGCCATCCCGACGCCGAGCAGCTTCCCGCGCGCCTCGGCTCCGGCTCGGAGCTCGTCCACCGAGGACCAGCCCACGAGGTCCTTGAGCTTCACCATCAGCCCCGGGTAGTCGCCCGAGTCGTAGATGACCGGCCGGCCGTCCTGGAACGTCAGGTGGTGCTCGTAGGGGAACTGATCGGGCTGGATCAGGTTCCGCTCGCGCACCAGCGCCCGGTCCAGGCCCAGCTCGTCGGCGATGCGGTCCATCGTCCGCTCCATCGCGTAGCAGCCCTGCGGCCGCCCGGCGCCGCGGTACGGCGTCACGATGACGGTGTTGGTGAACACCGACTCCACGATCACCCGGTACACCGGCAGCGCGTACGGCCCGACCAGCTGGGTCGCCGTCACGATCGGCACGATGATCCCGTAGGGCGTGTAAGCGCCGTTGTCGTGCCAGATGTGCACGTCGAGGGCGGTGATCCGGCCGTCGTCGTCGTACCCGACGGTGATCTCCTGCCGCTGCTGGCGCTCGTGCGCCGAGCCGATGAAGTGCTCGCGCCGGTCCTCGGCCCACTTCACCTCCTGGCCCAGGGCGATGGCGGCCATCGGCACCAGCAGCTCCTCGGGCCACGGGTGCACGATCTTCACGCCGAAGCCGCCGCCGACGTCAGGCGCGATCACCTCGACCTTGTCCAGCGAGAGGCTCAACTTCGCCGCGATCGCCGCGCGTACCGACGTCGACGCCTGGGTGCTCGTGTAGACGCGCAGCGAGGAGTCGTCGGCGTCCCAGCGGGCGTGCACGCCCTTGCCCTCCATGGGCATGCAGGCGCTGCGTTCGATGTACTGGGTGAAACTCAGCGTGCGGGGCGAGGCGGCCAGCACCGGCTCGACGTCACCGGTCTCCTGGTGGTGCCGGGCCGCGACGTTGTCCGGGATCTCCTCGTGCACCGCGTTGCGCGCCGCGCGGGCGGCGTCCACGCCGACGACGACGGGCAGCTCCTCGTACGTGACGACGATCTTCTCGACGGCGTCCTCGGCCACGTACCGGTCGGTGGCCACCACCATGACGACGGGCTCGCCGACGTGGTTCACCTCGCCGTTCGCGAGCGGGAACCCGGTGCGCGGGGCGTGCAGCTGCGGGTGCGGGATGAGCACCGGCAGCGGCTCGGCCATCGGGCCGGTCAGGTCCTCGTAGGTGTAGATGGCCACCAGACCCTCGACGTCCAGCGCCTCGTCGACGTCGACGGAGACGATGCGGGCGTGCGCGTGCGGCGAGCGCACGAACGCGGCGGCCAGCGCCTGCGAGCCGATGTCGTCCAGGTAGCGGCCCTTGCCGGTGATCAGCCGCTGGTCCTCGCGCCGGCGGACCGGCTCGCCGAAGAGCTTCGTCGTCACGCGTCGTCCTTCATCGCGGCGGCCGCGGTGTGCACGGCCTTCTTGATGTTGGCGTAGCCGGTGCACCGGCAGAGGTTGCCGCCGACCATCTCGTCCACCTCCTCCTCGGTGATCTCCACCGAGTTGTCGCGCCCCTCGAGCCCGGCCGCGATCGTCATCAGGAAGCCCGGCGTGCAGAACCCGCACTGCAGGGCGTGGCACTCGCGGAAGGCCTCCTGCACCGGGTGCAGCACCTGGCCGCCCTGGTGGTCGTCGTGCGCCAGCCCCTCCACGGTGCGCACCTCCGACCCGTGCACCTGGACGGCGAGCATCAGGCACGAGCGCACCGGAGCGCCGTCGACGATCACCGTGCACGCTCCGCAGACGCCGTGCTCGCAGCCGACGTGGGTGCCGGTCAGCCCCAGGTCGTGCCGCAGGGCGTCGGACAGCAGCCGGCGCACCGGCACGGTGGCTTCACGGGGAACACCGTTCACGGTGACGGTGATGGTCCGCTCGGTGTCGACGGCGGTCATGCGGCCCTCCCAGCGGCTTCGGCGGCAGCCTCGGCCAGAGTTCGTTCGGTGAGCACACCCACCAGCAGGCGCCGGTAGTCGGCGCTGGCGTGGATGTCGGTGTCCGGGTCCACCAGTGTCCGCGCCAGCGCGCCGGCAGCGGCCCAGTCGGCCTTCTCCACCGGCGACCCGGCGACGGCCTCGGTCAGATCATGCACCTCGGGGGTCAGGCCCACCGAGACGTAGGAGGCGCGTGCCGACTCCACCCGCCGGTCGGCGTCCAGCGTGACGACGACGCCCGCGCCGCAGACCGCGTAGTCGCCCTTGCGGCGGGCGACCTCGGCGAACGCGGTGCCCGAGTGGGCCGGCAGGGCGGGGAAGAAGGCGGAGGTGACGACGGCGGGCCCGGTGATCGACGTCTCCAGTGGGCCGACGAAGAGGTCCCGCCACCCGACGGTCTCGCTGCCCGCCGCGGTCGCCACCGTGACGGAGCCGCCGGTCAGGGCGAGCACCGACGTCATCTCGCCCGACGGGTCGGCGTGCGCGATCGACCCGACGGTGGTTCCTCGGTTCCGGATCGCCGGGTGGGCGACGTTCGCCGTGGCGCGGGCCAGCAGGGGCTGGACCCGGGCGGCGCCGTCGTCGTGCAGGAGGGCGTGGTGGCGGACCAGCGCCCCCACGGTGACGCCGTCGTCGGTGGCCTCGACGGAGCCCAGGCCCGGGACCCGGTTGATGTCCACGAGTGTGGCCGGCGCGGCGAGGCGCATCGAGAGGAGCGGCAGGAGCGACTGGCCCCCGGCGAGCACCTTGGCGCCCTCCTCGGCGAGGACCTCGAGGGCCTCGTCCAGGGAGCCTGGGTCGGCGTAGCGGAAGGGGGCGGGTTTCACCGGCTGCGGTCACCTCCGTGCGAGCGGCTGCGGAGGAGTCACTCTGTCACCCGGGTGGAGGCGGGCGAAAGTACCTCAGCGCTAAAACTTCGTAACGGCGGCCGCTTAGCGCCGCCCGCTCCTCCCCAACCGCCCGTATTCGGCACCGCACGTCCTCGGCGACGCCTCCGGACGCACGCCGCCCCCGGCGCCCGGACGGTGTCGTCCGGGCGCCGGGGGCGGCGGGGGTGGTGCGGGCGTCAGCGGCGGTGTGCGTCCGAGCCCGGGGTCTTGCCGTCGAGGACGCCGGGGCGGCCGACCTCGTCCACCGACGACGGGTCGGAGCTGACCTCGTCGCCGACGCCGTGCCCGAAGGTGCTGCCGGCGGCCGGGTGCGCGCCCTCGCGGAGCAGCGCCGCCTTCATCTCGGCCGGCGCCAGCGCCCGCGCCACGTGCCAGGCGACGACCGCGACGATCGAGCCCAGCGCGATGCCGTTGAGCACGTACTCGTCGGTGAAGGTCAGGGTGACGTTGCCGATGCCGATGATGATCCCGGCCGCGAGCGGCACGAGGTTGATCGGGTTGGCGAAGTCGACCCGGTTCTCCTTCCAGATCTTGGCGCCCAGCAGGCCGATCATCCCGTAGAGGACCACGGTGATGCCGCCGAGCACGCCGCCCGGGACGATGTTGATCAGCGCGCCGAACTTGGGGATCAGGCCCAGCAGGATGGCGACGAGCGCGGCCACGTAGTAGGCCGCCGTCGAGTACACGCGGGTGGCAGCCATCACGCCGATGTTCTCGGCGTAGGTGGTGGTGGGGGAGCCGCCGACGGAGGTGGCGACGACGGTCGCGATGCCGTCGGCCGCGACGGCACGGCCCATGTACGGGTCGAGGTCGCGCTTGGTCATCTCGGAGACGGCCTTGACGTGGCCGGCGTTCTCCGCCACCAGGGCGATCACCGCGGGGATCACCAGCAGCGAGAAGTTGAGCGAGAAGCTCGGCCCGGTGAAGTCGGGGAAGCCGAACCAGTCGGCGCCGGCGACCGAGTCGAAGTTGATCCGGTCCCGGGTGCTGACCGCGCCCGTGCCGTCGACCGAGGTGATCTGGCCGGCGGTGGCGTCCAGCAGGACCGACAGCAGGTAGCCGAAGATCAGGCCGAGCAGGATCGAGATGCGGGCGAGGAAGCCGCGCAGGGCGAGCGAGGCGACGATGACGAAGGCCATCGTGGCCAGCGCGACCCACTGGTCCTGCGGCCAGTACACGCCGGCGGCGACCGGGGCGAGGTTGAAGCCGATGAGCATGACCACCGCGCCGGTGACGGCCGGCGGGAGCACCCGGTTGATGACGCCCAGACCCGCGAAGTGGATCAGCAGACCGACCAGGGCGAGGACGACGCCGGCGACCAGCAGCGCGCCGACGACGTCGCTGGAGTCACCGCCGTTGGCCCGGATCGCGGCCACACCGCCGACGAAGGCGGCGCTGGTGCCGAGGTAGCTCGGCACCCGGTTCTTCACGATCAGCAGGAAGATGATCGTCGCGACGCCGCTCATCATGATGGCGAGGTTGGGGTCCAGCCCCATGACGATCGGGAAGACGAACGTCGCCCCGAACATCGCGACGACGTGCTGCGCGCCGATGCCGACCGTGCGTGGCCAGGAGAGGCGCTCGTCGGGTGCGACGGCCTCCCCGAGCGGGGGCGTCTTGCCGTCCCCGTAGAGCTTCCACCCGAACGCCATGAGTGCCTCCTCGACGTGCACTTTCGATGCGGTGCGGTGTCGGGCGACGGGTCGTCGTCCCCACCGGGAGGCGTCAATGTGGCACGCCCCACCCGGTGGGCGGAAGTACCTCAATGCTAAATCGTTATTGCAGGCAGATGCCGATACTTCACCGCTGAGAGATCTGTCGGTACGGTTTCGAGGATGAGCCCCTCAGCCCCCTCCGGTGGAGACGCCGCGGTCTCGGTGCAGCTGCGATCCGGGGTCTACGCCGACTCGGTGAAGTTGATGCAGGTGAGCCGCCGCGTCGGCGCCCGCGACGGCGTCTCGGCCGTGCTCGTCGCCATGGCGACGCCGCTGAACCTGGAGCTCGCCGCGAACATGGGGCTCGCCCCTGCCGGCGACGCCTCGCCCGAGCAGCTCCTGATCGCCGTCCGCGCCGAGGACGACGCCGCGCTGGCCGATGCGCTCGCCGACGTCGACGCCGCGCTGGCCGAGCGGGAGCGCTCCACCGGCAGCGCCACCGCCGTCGCGCACCGCACGGTCGGGGCCGGGCTCGACGAGCTCGCGCCCGACTCCCCGGCGCTGGCCATCGTGAGCGTCCCCGGCCAGTACGCCGTCGCCGAGGCCGCCGACGCCATCGCCGCCGGCCGCAGCGTGCTGGTCTTCTCCGACGGCGTCCCCGTCGAGCACGAGGTCGCGCTCAAGCGCGCCGCCCACGACGCCGGCGTGCTCGTCATGGGGCCCGACTGCGGCACCGCGATCGTCTCCGGCGTCGCCCTCGGCTTCGCCAACGTCGTCCGCCCCGGCCCGGTCGGGCTCGTCGCCGCGTCGGGCACGGGCGCCCAGCAGGTGTCCTGCCTGCTCGACATGGCCGGCGTCGGGGTCTCCCACGTGCTCGGCGTCGGCGGCCGCGACCTCAAGGAGGAGGTCGGTGGGCTGGCCACCCTGGACGCGCTCGCCGCGCTGGACGCCGACCCCGCCACCGAGCGGGTGCTGGTGGTGTCCAAGCCACCGGCGCCCTCGGTCGCCGCCGCGGTGACGTCGTTCGCCGACGGGCTCTCCGTGCCCGTCCGCAGCGCCGCGCTGTCGGCGGAGACCCCGGACCTCACCGCCGCCGTCGAGGCGCTGCTGACCGACATGGGGCTCGACGTCCCGGTGTGGCCGTCGCGCCCCGGGCCCGCGGAGGCCGCCGTTCCCGGCGCGGCGCTCAAGGGCCTCTACTCCGGCGGCACGCTCGCCGACGAGGCCATGTTGATCGCCGCCCCGGCGCTCGGCGGCATCCGCTCGAACACCCCGCTGGAGCCGGAGCTCGACCTCGGCACGGACCTGTCCGCCTCCGGCCACCTGGTCGTCGACTTCGGCGACGACGCCCTCACCGTGGGCCGCGCGCACCCGATGATCGACCCGACGCTGCGGCTGGAGGCCATCGCCGGCGTCGCCGCCGCCGACGAGCCGGCGGTCCTGCTGCTCGACGTCGTCCTCGGGTACGGGGCCGACCCCGATCCGGCCGGCGCGCTGGTCCCTGCGCTGCGGGCGGCCCGGGCGCAGAAGCATCTGCCGGTCGTCGTCGCGCTGATCGGCACCGAGGGCGATCCGCAGGGCTGGTCGCGCCAGGCCGACGCCCTGGCCGCCGCCGGCTGTGCCGTCTTCTCGTCCAACGCCGCGGCCACGCGGTACGCCCTCGACCTGCTGGGAGCATCCGCATGAACCTCGGGAACCTGCTCTCCGGCCCGCCGTCCATCGTGGCGGCCGGCGTCGATGTCTTCTCCGACGCGCTGCGCGCCCAGGGCGCCGAGGTGGCCGACGTCGACTGGCGGCCGCCGGGCTTCGGCGACCCGGACGACCTCGCCGCGCTCGCCCTGGACACCCGCCGCGCCGCCGCCAACCGCACCGCGGTGGAGCGGCTGCTCGCCGCCGGGGCGGTGCTGGTCGACGTCCGGCCCGCCCGCGAGGTCATCGGCCTGGCCGACCGGATGCTCCTGCACTCCGGCCCGCCGCTGGAGTGGGAGAACGCCTCCGGCCCCATGCGCGGCGCGCTGATCGGCGCCTGCCTGTTCGAGGGGTGGGCGGCGGACGTCGAGGAGGCGGAGATCCTGCTCTCCACCGGCGCGGTGACCCTCGACCCCTGCCACCACCACCGCACCGTGGGCCCGATGGCCGGCGTCACCAGCCCGTCGATGTGGATGTGGTGCCTGGAGGACCCGGTCACCGGCGGGCAGGCGTTCTGCAACCTAAACGAGGGCCTCGGCAAGGTGCTGCGGATGGGCGCCTTCAACGAGGAGGTGCAGGCCCGGCTGCGCTGGATGCGCGACGTGCTGGGGC is a genomic window of Blastococcus sp. HT6-30 containing:
- a CDS encoding FAD binding domain-containing protein, which produces MKPAPFRYADPGSLDEALEVLAEEGAKVLAGGQSLLPLLSMRLAAPATLVDINRVPGLGSVEATDDGVTVGALVRHHALLHDDGAARVQPLLARATANVAHPAIRNRGTTVGSIAHADPSGEMTSVLALTGGSVTVATAAGSETVGWRDLFVGPLETSITGPAVVTSAFFPALPAHSGTAFAEVARRKGDYAVCGAGVVVTLDADRRVESARASYVSVGLTPEVHDLTEAVAGSPVEKADWAAAGALARTLVDPDTDIHASADYRRLLVGVLTERTLAEAAAEAAGRAA
- a CDS encoding carbon monoxide dehydrogenase subunit G, producing MNLDGSAVLSGDPEKVWSVITDPAVLARTIPGCESLEQVGDDEYKMNVSVGVGAIRGTYAGEVKLSDKQHPASYVMHASGAGAPGNARATVTINLSPAEDGRTNLTYSADAVIGGPVAGVGQRMITGVAKRMAGQFFKAIDDELTGAVAATPAAARPTAAAVSGTSVSASTGEQSPTAAPPVFAGTAAGLPAGTSSDAQTLALGAAGGALLTLIGVLVGYRLGRRV
- the cutA gene encoding aerobic carbon-monoxide dehydrogenase large subunit, producing the protein MTTKLFGEPVRRREDQRLITGKGRYLDDIGSQALAAAFVRSPHAHARIVSVDVDEALDVEGLVAIYTYEDLTGPMAEPLPVLIPHPQLHAPRTGFPLANGEVNHVGEPVVMVVATDRYVAEDAVEKIVVTYEELPVVVGVDAARAARNAVHEEIPDNVAARHHQETGDVEPVLAASPRTLSFTQYIERSACMPMEGKGVHARWDADDSSLRVYTSTQASTSVRAAIAAKLSLSLDKVEVIAPDVGGGFGVKIVHPWPEELLVPMAAIALGQEVKWAEDRREHFIGSAHERQQRQEITVGYDDDGRITALDVHIWHDNGAYTPYGIIVPIVTATQLVGPYALPVYRVIVESVFTNTVIVTPYRGAGRPQGCYAMERTMDRIADELGLDRALVRERNLIQPDQFPYEHHLTFQDGRPVIYDSGDYPGLMVKLKDLVGWSSVDELRAGAEARGKLLGVGMALYVEGTGPGPYEGGHVQVLGSGKVLVSTGLTSQGQGHETAFAQIVASELGVPIEDVEVTTGDTRRFGYAVGTFASRAAVMSGNAIALAARGVREKALRIAAEVLEASPEDLEIDEGLVQVKGVPGTSIPLRTVAVLSNPLRYAFDEAARQATQFAGPGDDSKPPVAPGDAPGLEHRDYYSPIRSTFASGAHAAIVEIDPATWEIDVVKYAVVHDCGNVVNPMIVEGQVHGGVAQGVGGALYERMAYDADGQLQNASFMDFLMPYASEVPDIDIDHQQTPSPLNPLGIKGAGEAGVIPGTAALASAIEDAVGRRIASMPISPTELYDLVRSPDSEKTAAAGRRAGTGVMA
- a CDS encoding (2Fe-2S)-binding protein, with product MTAVDTERTITVTVNGVPREATVPVRRLLSDALRHDLGLTGTHVGCEHGVCGACTVIVDGAPVRSCLMLAVQVHGSEVRTVEGLAHDDHQGGQVLHPVQEAFRECHALQCGFCTPGFLMTIAAGLEGRDNSVEITEEEVDEMVGGNLCRCTGYANIKKAVHTAAAAMKDDA
- a CDS encoding SDR family oxidoreductase; translation: MPKTWFITGASRGFGREWSIAALERGDAVAATARNTDSLADLVRQFGDRVLPVELDVDDRDAVFAAVQQAHDHFGALDVVVNNAGYGQFGMVEEISEAEARAQFDTNVLGALFVTQAALPYLRAQRSGHILQVSSIGGISAFPNIGIYHASKWALEGFSQSLAAEVADFGIKVTIIEPGAYATEWGGASAKHATPNPAYDDFREKAAEQRKARAGNPGDPLATREAVLQLVDAENPPLRIFFGDGPLAIAERDYESRLAEWRAWEPLSKAAHGSKS
- a CDS encoding helix-turn-helix domain-containing protein; translated protein: MAAEGDQRAVLRTGATRERLTVRLNALVSAGVLERREYSQSPPRADYHLTKAGRDLLPVLQALMQWGDRHVADTPPVELHHHGHRISASWVCDVCGEPVGRDTERHVPGGH
- a CDS encoding FdrA family protein — encoded protein: MSPSAPSGGDAAVSVQLRSGVYADSVKLMQVSRRVGARDGVSAVLVAMATPLNLELAANMGLAPAGDASPEQLLIAVRAEDDAALADALADVDAALAERERSTGSATAVAHRTVGAGLDELAPDSPALAIVSVPGQYAVAEAADAIAAGRSVLVFSDGVPVEHEVALKRAAHDAGVLVMGPDCGTAIVSGVALGFANVVRPGPVGLVAASGTGAQQVSCLLDMAGVGVSHVLGVGGRDLKEEVGGLATLDALAALDADPATERVLVVSKPPAPSVAAAVTSFADGLSVPVRSAALSAETPDLTAAVEALLTDMGLDVPVWPSRPGPAEAAVPGAALKGLYSGGTLADEAMLIAAPALGGIRSNTPLEPELDLGTDLSASGHLVVDFGDDALTVGRAHPMIDPTLRLEAIAGVAAADEPAVLLLDVVLGYGADPDPAGALVPALRAARAQKHLPVVVALIGTEGDPQGWSRQADALAAAGCAVFSSNAAATRYALDLLGASA
- a CDS encoding serine hydrolase domain-containing protein gives rise to the protein MAEVHGRCDERFAGVREALAQQLDGEELGASIAVDLDGETVVDLWGGYRDEARTQPWSEHTIVNVWSTTKCVLALSALLLVERGELDLYAPVGDYWPEFCAKGKKHVQVRHLLSHTSGVSGWEQPFSIRDMYDWPSATERLAQQRPWWEPGTASGYHANNQGHLVGEVIRRITNTTFKKFVADNVADPLGADFQIGARESEVSRIAPVVPPPRPDVDPRTLDPGSVSVKTFTGPTASAKAANSPEWRAADLGALNGHSNARGVMRVLRTLSLGGEAGGVRLLSPETVEKVFDQQADGEDLVLGAPFRWGMGFCLGSPTVPYVPTGRTFFWGGWGGSLAVMDLDRRLTISYMMNRMGSGLIGSPRSETYVRAVYAALG
- a CDS encoding solute carrier family 23 protein, with protein sequence MAFGWKLYGDGKTPPLGEAVAPDERLSWPRTVGIGAQHVVAMFGATFVFPIVMGLDPNLAIMMSGVATIIFLLIVKNRVPSYLGTSAAFVGGVAAIRANGGDSSDVVGALLVAGVVLALVGLLIHFAGLGVINRVLPPAVTGAVVMLIGFNLAPVAAGVYWPQDQWVALATMAFVIVASLALRGFLARISILLGLIFGYLLSVLLDATAGQITSVDGTGAVSTRDRINFDSVAGADWFGFPDFTGPSFSLNFSLLVIPAVIALVAENAGHVKAVSEMTKRDLDPYMGRAVAADGIATVVATSVGGSPTTTYAENIGVMAATRVYSTAAYYVAALVAILLGLIPKFGALINIVPGGVLGGITVVLYGMIGLLGAKIWKENRVDFANPINLVPLAAGIIIGIGNVTLTFTDEYVLNGIALGSIVAVVAWHVARALAPAEMKAALLREGAHPAAGSTFGHGVGDEVSSDPSSVDEVGRPGVLDGKTPGSDAHRR